The Primulina tabacum isolate GXHZ01 chromosome 16, ASM2559414v2, whole genome shotgun sequence genome window below encodes:
- the LOC142529717 gene encoding uncharacterized protein LOC142529717, giving the protein MGKDLLTGLTIENYPSTFLSMDSIAISHEEAVLHRLVDLSAPPDINLPLSVERSPPPPAQSWNHDSFDMLEVGLGHQVNDSDKLLDLPKIVRKCAKRLDSMWGAWFFFTFYFKPVLKDKSKCNIVWDSNGVSGYDKSDLQLDVFLVQHDMENMYMWVFKDRPENSLGKMQLRSYMNGNSRHGEHPFPFSVEKGFVRSHKMQRKHYRGLSNPQCVHGIELVSSPKLLSLDEEEQKKWMELTGRELNFCVPPEAKEFSSWRNLPNTDFELERPLPPLKNNHAKKLLNGSGFNLSTHPSNHVNGDGMDLSVCNKKRKDLFTHGNDEYCSFPNNLNGDPHQDADFNPIEPSWLSEFSGVMRNVYGPVTAAKSIYEDNEGYLILITLPFADPERVKVHWWNNLTHCVVKISSVSTACLPFIQRNDRTFKLTDPAPEHCPPGEFKREIPLPARIPDDAKLEAYFDKSRTVLEIKVPKHPLRPEEHEVLVSLRPPNEFVLS; this is encoded by the coding sequence ATGGGGAAAGATTTGCTGACAGGTTTAACTATTGAGAATTATCCATCGACATTTTTGTCAATGGATTCAATTGCTATCTCTCACGAGGAGGCCGTACTCCATAGGCTGGTTGATCTTTCGGCCCCTCCAGATATTAATCTCCCATTGTCAGTAGAGCGTAGTCCTCCACCACCTGCTCAGTCTTGGAACCATGACTCTTTTGATATGCTCGAGGTTGGGCTCGGGCACCAAGTTAATGATTCTGATAAGCTTCTTGATTTGCCTAAAATTGTGCGGAAATGTGCCAAGAGATTGGATAGTATGTGGGGTGCTTGGTTCTTCTTTACTTTCTATTTCAAGCCTGTTTTAAAGGATAAATCAAAGTGCAACATAGTTTGGGACAGTAATGGGGTTTCTGGCTATGATAAGTCCGATCTGCAACTCGATGTCTTCTTGGTACAGCATGATATGGAAAATATGTATATGTGGGTTTTTAAGGATAGACCTGAAAATTCGTTGGGTAAAATGCAGTTGAGAAGTTACATGAATGGGAACTCACGCCATGGGGAACATCCATTTCCATTCAGCGTTGAAAAAGGTTTTGTTCGGTCTCATAAAATGCAGCGGAAGCACTACAGAGGACTCTCCAATCCACAGTGTGTTCATGGTATTGAACTCGTCTCATCACCCAAACTTTTGAGCCTCGATGAGGAAGAACAAAAGAAGTGGATGGAACTGACTGGTCGAGAACTAAACTTTTGTGTCCCACCTGAAGCTAAAGAATTCAGTTCATGGAGGAACCTACCAAATACAGATTTTGAGCTCGAAAGACCACTTCCTCCATTGAAGAACAACCATGCAAAGAAACTGCTTAACGGATCAGGTTTCAATTTATCAACACATCCGTCAAACCATGTAAATGGTGATGGAATGGATCTTTCTGTTTGcaacaagaaaaggaaagaTCTATTCACACATGGAAATGATGAATATTGTTCCTTTCCTAATAATCTTAATGGAGATCCGCATCAAGATGCTGACTTCAATCCCATCGAACCTTCTTGGTTGAGTGAGTTCAGTGGGGTGATGAGAAATGTGTATGGTCCAGTTACAGCTGCTAAATCCATCTACGAGGACAATGAAGGATACTTGATACTCATTACGTTGCCTTTTGCGGATCCTGAAAGGGTGAAAGTCCATTGGTGGAACAATCTCACCCATTGTGTGGTGAAGATTTCATCTGTAAGCACAGCATGCCTGCCATTTATTCAAAGAAATGATCGAACCTTCAAGCTTACGGATCCAGCACCGGAGCATTGCCCTCCTGGAGAATTCAAAAGGGAGATCCCACTACCCGCCCGGATTCCTGATGATGCGAAGCTTGAAGCGTACTTCGACAAGAGCAGAACCGTTCTCGAGATCAAAGTGCCTAAACATCCTCTGAGACCAGAGGAGCATGAGGTTCTTGTTAGCCTTCGGCCCCCGAATGAATTTGTCTTGTCTTGA